Proteins co-encoded in one Pseudarthrobacter chlorophenolicus A6 genomic window:
- the manA gene encoding mannose-6-phosphate isomerase, class I → MYEIDNVLRDYAWGSTTAIAALLGRPESGAPEAELWIGAHPDSPSTAHVPEDGSTTPLDALITSDPEHFLGAESVARFGPRLPFLAKILAAAQPLSLQVHPSLQQAQAGFARENADGVAPDAPHRNYRDDNHKPEMILALTPFEALCGFRSAAATRGILQHVADAVSRDTGSSGDSRREGAALLAALLEDLDGGAHGGDEGTGLRRAFERLITGGENVATATSQVVAALIGDSLAPYEAELGTVVSLNEKYPGDPGVLISLLLNRLSLQPGEAVYLPAGNVHAYLHGLGVEVMASSDNVLRGGLTPKYVDVPELLRTIDFSPVAVPMLETERSELDQELFRPPFAEFQLQRIELSPGDGPVPLAQSGAAVVIVVAGGIYLDSPKGDLRLDRGASAFLAAAEAPVNVHLASGGAESALAFAVTTGL, encoded by the coding sequence TTGTACGAGATTGACAACGTCCTCCGGGACTACGCGTGGGGATCCACCACAGCCATCGCTGCCCTCCTGGGCCGGCCGGAGTCCGGCGCCCCCGAAGCTGAGCTCTGGATCGGCGCCCATCCTGACTCGCCGTCCACAGCCCATGTCCCGGAGGACGGGAGCACCACGCCGCTCGATGCGCTGATCACCTCGGACCCGGAGCACTTCCTGGGGGCGGAGTCCGTGGCACGCTTCGGGCCGCGCCTGCCGTTCCTGGCGAAGATCCTCGCCGCTGCCCAGCCGCTGTCCCTCCAGGTCCACCCCAGCCTGCAGCAGGCACAGGCCGGGTTCGCCCGTGAAAACGCCGACGGCGTGGCCCCGGATGCCCCGCACCGGAACTACCGGGACGATAACCACAAACCGGAAATGATCCTGGCGCTGACGCCGTTCGAGGCCCTTTGCGGCTTCCGGTCCGCAGCAGCCACCCGCGGAATCCTGCAGCATGTTGCGGACGCCGTCAGCCGTGACACGGGAAGCTCCGGGGATTCACGGCGTGAGGGCGCTGCCCTGCTGGCTGCCCTGCTTGAGGATCTCGACGGCGGAGCCCACGGCGGTGATGAGGGCACCGGCCTGCGGAGGGCCTTCGAGCGGCTCATCACCGGCGGGGAGAACGTCGCCACGGCCACGTCCCAGGTGGTTGCCGCACTGATCGGCGACAGCTTGGCGCCGTATGAGGCAGAACTCGGCACCGTTGTCAGCCTGAACGAGAAATACCCTGGCGACCCCGGGGTGCTGATCTCCCTGCTGCTGAACCGCCTCTCGCTGCAGCCGGGCGAGGCCGTTTACCTCCCCGCGGGCAATGTGCATGCCTACCTGCACGGCCTTGGGGTGGAGGTGATGGCGTCTTCGGACAACGTGCTGCGCGGTGGCCTCACGCCGAAGTACGTTGACGTTCCCGAACTGCTGCGGACCATCGACTTCAGCCCGGTGGCCGTCCCCATGCTGGAGACCGAACGCTCGGAGCTGGACCAGGAGCTCTTCCGGCCGCCCTTCGCTGAGTTCCAGCTCCAGCGCATTGAGCTCTCCCCCGGCGACGGCCCCGTGCCGCTGGCACAGTCCGGCGCAGCAGTGGTGATTGTGGTGGCCGGCGGAATCTACCTGGACTCGCCGAAGGGCGACCTGCGCCTGGACCGCGGCGCCAGCGCCTTCCTCGCCGCCGCCGAGGCTCCGGTGAACGTACACCTGGCCTCAGGAGGCGCCGAGTCAGCACTGGCGTTCGCGGTGACTACCGGCCTTTAG
- the glpX gene encoding class II fructose-bisphosphatase, translated as MTQKYSTISPSLAVGNDEPDRNLALELVRVTEAAAIAGGHWVGFGDKNTADGAAVDAMRSFLQTVHFNGVVVIGEGEKDEAPMLFNGERVGDGTGPECDVAVDPIDGTRLTALGINNALAVLAVAERGSMFDPSAVFYMEKLVTGPEAADMVDLRLPVKQNLHLIAKAKGVKVNQLNVMILDRDRHRPLVEEIREAGARTKFIMDGDVAGAIAAARSGTGVDALMGIGGTPEGIVAACAIKSLGGVIQGRLWPTSDEEKQKAIDAGHDLERVLSTNDLVSSDNCYFAATGITDGDLLRGVRYSKDKVLTQSIVMRSKSGTIRFVDGEHQASKWEGYARKS; from the coding sequence ATGACCCAGAAGTACTCCACGATCTCACCGTCCCTTGCTGTGGGCAACGATGAGCCGGACCGCAACCTTGCCCTCGAGCTCGTCCGCGTCACCGAGGCAGCAGCCATCGCGGGCGGACACTGGGTGGGCTTCGGCGACAAGAATACCGCCGACGGTGCCGCCGTCGACGCAATGCGCTCCTTCCTGCAGACCGTCCACTTCAACGGCGTGGTGGTCATCGGCGAAGGCGAAAAAGACGAAGCCCCCATGCTGTTCAACGGTGAACGCGTGGGCGACGGCACCGGACCCGAGTGCGACGTTGCTGTTGACCCGATCGACGGGACCCGGCTGACCGCCCTGGGCATCAACAACGCCCTGGCCGTCCTCGCCGTGGCAGAGCGCGGTTCCATGTTCGACCCCTCCGCCGTCTTCTACATGGAAAAGCTCGTCACCGGTCCGGAAGCTGCGGACATGGTGGACCTGCGCCTGCCCGTCAAGCAGAACCTGCACCTGATCGCCAAGGCCAAGGGCGTGAAGGTCAACCAGCTCAACGTCATGATCCTGGACCGCGACCGCCACCGCCCGCTGGTCGAGGAGATCCGTGAAGCCGGCGCCCGCACCAAGTTCATCATGGACGGCGACGTTGCCGGCGCCATCGCTGCGGCCCGTTCCGGCACCGGTGTTGACGCCCTGATGGGCATCGGCGGCACCCCTGAAGGCATCGTGGCCGCCTGCGCCATCAAGTCCCTCGGCGGCGTGATCCAGGGCCGCCTGTGGCCCACCAGCGACGAAGAGAAGCAGAAGGCGATCGACGCCGGCCACGACCTCGAGCGGGTCCTCTCCACCAACGACCTCGTCTCCAGCGACAACTGCTACTTCGCGGCGACCGGCATCACCGACGGCGACCTGCTGCGCGGCGTGCGCTACTCCAAGGACAAGGTCCTCACCCAGTCCATCGTGATGCGTTCCAAGTCCGGCACCATCCGCTTCGTGGACGGCGAGCACCAGGCCAGCAAGTGGGAAGGCTACGCCCGCAAGAGCTGA
- a CDS encoding DUF4245 domain-containing protein codes for MCTHPAGRAPAAAEWKSHAGMGDYGGVNEMQEKTSPTPDPAGTGGSGGAGAGDAGTPVKPVIPAAAAKRANASVIGMVIALVVSIAAFLPVILMNPLPKSDGYRPDIDVAGISQRAADVAGFTPAAPDTGNAFRPNYARWEAGTGSGVPTWEVGFLTPKESFIALVQTSKANPTWLLQQTKNAPVTGTRSAGGQEWELRDTGKGEKSMVLDYRGTTVILSGAAQLDEFGTLADAVVKSMDSNPAVTVSPSAPAAP; via the coding sequence ATGTGCACGCACCCCGCAGGCCGTGCGCCGGCGGCCGCCGAATGGAAGTCCCATGCCGGCATGGGCGACTATGGAGGGGTGAACGAGATGCAGGAGAAAACCAGTCCAACCCCTGACCCGGCAGGAACCGGAGGCAGCGGCGGGGCCGGCGCCGGGGACGCAGGTACCCCCGTAAAGCCTGTCATTCCGGCAGCAGCGGCCAAGCGGGCGAACGCTTCGGTCATCGGCATGGTGATCGCCCTGGTGGTGAGCATCGCCGCGTTCCTTCCCGTCATTCTTATGAACCCCCTGCCCAAGAGCGACGGATACCGACCGGATATCGACGTCGCCGGCATCTCCCAACGGGCTGCGGATGTGGCGGGATTCACACCCGCGGCGCCTGATACCGGGAACGCGTTCCGCCCCAACTACGCGCGGTGGGAAGCGGGGACGGGCAGCGGCGTCCCCACATGGGAGGTGGGGTTCCTAACCCCCAAGGAATCCTTCATCGCCCTGGTGCAGACCAGCAAGGCCAACCCCACGTGGCTCCTGCAGCAGACAAAGAACGCCCCTGTGACCGGGACCCGCAGTGCGGGAGGCCAGGAGTGGGAGCTCCGGGACACCGGCAAGGGCGAGAAGTCGATGGTGCTGGATTACCGCGGCACCACCGTGATCCTCTCCGGTGCGGCGCAGCTGGACGAATTCGGCACCCTGGCCGACGCCGTCGTGAAATCCATGGACAGCAACCCGGCCGTCACAGTTTCACCTTCGGCGCCCGCGGCACCTTAA
- a CDS encoding lipid II:glycine glycyltransferase FemX → MIPAVVPCTDRALWDESVDTFNGHPQQLWGWGETKAMHGWSVDRVLLKDGETTVGAAQLLVRPLPLPFRALVYIPRGPMCSVADTQAVLNSLADHAAIRHRGVALSIEPDWDRDSAYAGAVAGAGFRESSNTVLIPRTLILDLARTDDELMAEMSKSTRANIRKAMRSEVEFRKVKNESELEQVLAIYHETAERAGFGIHEDQYYRDIFRNLGDGSPIIGAFDGEQLLAFVWLARSGATAFELYGGVSAEGQKQRVNYGVKWAALQAMREDGCSRYDFNGLLNDGISDFKKQFAKHENMLLGTWEKPLSPFYPAYSKAMPLARRGLQTARRLAKAAAGRAQTLLRRG, encoded by the coding sequence ATGATTCCTGCTGTTGTGCCCTGTACTGACCGCGCCCTCTGGGACGAATCCGTCGACACGTTCAACGGGCATCCGCAGCAGCTGTGGGGCTGGGGAGAGACCAAGGCCATGCACGGGTGGTCGGTGGACCGGGTGCTGTTGAAGGACGGCGAGACCACTGTCGGAGCCGCCCAGCTGCTGGTCCGTCCCCTGCCGCTGCCCTTCCGCGCGCTGGTCTACATCCCCCGGGGCCCCATGTGCTCGGTGGCGGACACCCAGGCCGTGCTCAACAGCCTTGCTGACCACGCCGCCATCCGGCACCGCGGCGTGGCCCTGAGCATCGAACCTGACTGGGACAGGGACTCGGCGTACGCCGGAGCCGTGGCCGGGGCCGGCTTCCGGGAAAGCAGCAACACGGTGCTCATTCCCCGGACCCTGATCCTGGACCTTGCCCGGACCGATGACGAGCTCATGGCTGAGATGTCGAAGTCGACCCGCGCCAATATCCGGAAGGCGATGCGCAGCGAGGTTGAATTCCGCAAGGTCAAGAACGAGTCGGAGCTTGAACAGGTCCTGGCCATCTACCACGAGACAGCCGAGCGTGCCGGATTTGGCATTCACGAGGACCAGTACTACCGCGACATCTTCCGGAACCTCGGCGACGGTTCGCCCATCATTGGAGCGTTCGACGGCGAGCAGCTGCTGGCGTTCGTCTGGCTCGCCCGCAGCGGCGCCACCGCGTTTGAACTCTACGGCGGCGTGTCTGCCGAAGGGCAGAAGCAGCGCGTGAACTACGGCGTCAAATGGGCAGCCCTGCAGGCCATGCGGGAGGACGGGTGCTCCCGGTACGACTTCAACGGCCTGCTCAACGACGGCATCTCGGACTTCAAGAAGCAGTTTGCGAAGCACGAGAACATGCTGCTGGGAACCTGGGAAAAGCCGCTCTCACCGTTCTACCCGGCGTACTCGAAAGCGATGCCGCTGGCCCGCCGCGGGCTCCAGACCGCCCGGCGGCTGGCCAAAGCCGCCGCCGGACGGGCACAGACGCTGCTGCGCCGGGGCTAA